In a single window of the Agrobacterium vitis genome:
- a CDS encoding HPr kinase/phosphorylase, protein MNDSRLNLHATGIVLGRRGYLIMGPSGSGKSQLARLLLENARQNGLFAALVADDRVWLEARGGRVVASRPQTIAGLMEIRFSGLVTVPSLDAAVIDAVILSVEPSSMTERLPQCAESRCFFPDLCLPVLRLCPAHHPSVAGLQRLLEAWATD, encoded by the coding sequence ATGAACGATAGCCGGCTCAACCTGCATGCAACCGGTATCGTGCTGGGCAGGCGAGGCTATCTGATCATGGGGCCGAGCGGGTCGGGGAAATCGCAACTGGCCCGCCTGCTGTTGGAAAACGCGCGGCAAAATGGGCTTTTTGCAGCTCTTGTGGCCGACGATAGGGTATGGCTGGAAGCCAGAGGCGGTAGAGTGGTCGCATCCCGACCCCAGACAATTGCCGGGTTGATGGAAATCCGATTCAGCGGCCTGGTGACCGTGCCAAGCCTGGATGCGGCAGTGATCGATGCCGTTATCCTTTCGGTAGAACCATCGTCGATGACGGAACGCTTGCCGCAATGCGCTGAAAGCAGGTGTTTTTTCCCGGACCTGTGCTTGCCTGTTCTGCGCCTTTGTCCGGCCCATCATCCAAGCGTTGCGGGGCTGCAACGGTTGCTTGAGGCGTGGGCGACAGATTAA
- a CDS encoding stimulus-sensing domain-containing protein — translation MDDRDGDPGESRRLPLRLSFSHPFTLIRRIFGNAVFSSLTRRIVFFNLAALIVLVAGIMYLNQFREGLIDARVESLLTQGEIIAGAISASASVDTNSITIDPQKLLELQAGQSITPVPNDEDLEFPIKPERVAPVLRRLISPTRTRARLFDADANLLLDSRHLYSRGQVLRYDLPPVEGDTGSWTEWLAKQFNRMLQPSNVPLYKEAPGGDGSIYPEVMNALTGVRGAVVRVTEQGELIVSVAVPVQRFRAVLGVLLLSTQAGDIDKIVHAERLAILRVFGVATLVNIVLSLLLSSTIANPLRRLSAAAIRVRRGAKEREEIPDFSARQDEIGNLSVALREMTTALYDRIDAIESFAADVSHELKNPLTSLRSAVETLPLAKTDVSKQRLLDVIQHDVRRLDRLISDISDASRLDAELARTDAAPVDMEVVLGNLVEISRQIRSSKKPVDIEYVVEHKQGQKVRYIVNGHDLRIGQIVTNLIENARSFVPEKEGRIVVRLSRTRSRCVVQVEDNGPGILVENIDRIFERFYTDRPDGESFGQNSGLGLSISRQIAEAHGGSLRAENILEPETARILGARFILTLPAEPSP, via the coding sequence ATGGACGATAGGGACGGTGATCCCGGCGAAAGCCGTAGGCTGCCCTTGCGCCTGTCCTTTTCTCATCCCTTTACCCTGATCAGGCGCATTTTCGGCAATGCCGTTTTTTCCAGTCTGACGCGACGGATCGTCTTCTTCAATCTTGCGGCGCTGATCGTCCTGGTCGCCGGTATCATGTATCTCAATCAGTTTCGCGAAGGGCTGATCGATGCGCGGGTGGAAAGCCTGCTGACCCAAGGGGAAATTATCGCTGGTGCGATTTCCGCCTCGGCCTCTGTCGACACCAATTCCATTACCATTGACCCGCAGAAGCTGTTGGAATTGCAGGCTGGGCAAAGCATCACCCCAGTGCCGAATGACGAAGACCTGGAATTTCCCATCAAGCCGGAGCGGGTCGCTCCCGTGCTGCGCCGACTGATCTCGCCGACCCGCACCAGGGCGCGGCTGTTTGATGCCGACGCCAATCTGCTGCTGGATTCGCGCCATCTCTATTCCCGCGGCCAGGTGCTGCGCTACGATCTTCCACCGGTCGAAGGCGATACGGGCAGCTGGACGGAATGGCTGGCCAAGCAATTCAACCGCATGCTGCAACCAAGCAATGTACCGCTCTACAAGGAAGCGCCGGGTGGCGACGGATCGATCTATCCCGAAGTGATGAATGCGCTGACCGGGGTGCGCGGCGCCGTGGTGCGCGTGACCGAACAGGGCGAGTTGATCGTTTCCGTGGCGGTGCCGGTCCAGCGGTTCCGTGCCGTGCTCGGCGTGCTTTTGCTGTCCACCCAGGCTGGCGATATCGACAAGATCGTCCATGCGGAACGCCTGGCGATCCTGCGGGTGTTCGGCGTGGCCACGCTGGTCAATATCGTACTTTCGCTGCTACTGTCCTCGACAATTGCCAATCCGCTGCGGCGCCTGTCGGCGGCGGCCATCCGGGTGCGGCGCGGCGCCAAGGAGCGTGAGGAAATCCCGGATTTCTCCGCGCGCCAGGATGAAATCGGCAATCTGTCCGTGGCGCTGCGGGAAATGACCACGGCGCTTTACGACCGGATCGATGCTATCGAGAGCTTTGCCGCCGATGTCAGTCACGAGTTGAAAAATCCGCTGACGTCTCTGCGCAGCGCTGTCGAAACCTTGCCGCTTGCCAAGACCGATGTGTCGAAGCAGCGGCTGCTGGATGTGATCCAGCATGACGTGCGCCGCCTTGACCGGTTGATCAGCGATATCTCGGATGCCTCGCGGCTGGATGCGGAACTGGCGCGCACGGATGCGGCACCGGTCGATATGGAAGTCGTGCTTGGCAATCTGGTGGAGATTTCCAGGCAGATCCGCAGCAGCAAGAAGCCGGTCGATATCGAATATGTCGTGGAGCACAAGCAGGGCCAGAAGGTCCGCTATATCGTCAATGGTCATGACCTGCGTATTGGCCAGATCGTCACCAACCTGATTGAGAATGCCCGTTCCTTCGTGCCAGAAAAGGAAGGCCGCATCGTGGTGCGCCTGTCGCGCACCCGCAGCCGCTGCGTCGTGCAGGTGGAAGACAACGGTCCCGGTATCCTGGTCGAGAATATCGACCGAATCTTCGAGCGCTTTTATACCGACCGCCCCGATGGCGAAAGCTTCGGCCAGAATTCAGGGCTTGGCCTCTCCATCAGCCGGCAGATCGCTGAGGCGCATGGCGGATCGTTGCGGGCTGAAAACATCCTGGAGCCGGAAACAGCACGAATCCTCGGGGCCCGCTTCATCCTGACCCTGCCGGCAGAGCCGTCTCCATGA
- a CDS encoding response regulator transcription factor: MQTIALVDDDRNILTSVSIALEAEGYKVETYTDGASALDGLLARPPQLAIFDIKMPRMDGMELLRRLRQKSDIPVIFLTSKDEEIDELFGLKMGADDFITKPFSQRLLVERVKAILRRAANRETGNAPGNVKSAAEQQARNLERGQLVMDQERHTCTWKGDPVTLTVTEFLILHSLAQRPGVVKSRDALMDAAYDEQVYVDDRTIDSHIKRLRKKFKMVDNDFDMIETLYGVGYRFRETA, encoded by the coding sequence ATGCAGACAATTGCGCTTGTTGACGACGACCGGAATATTCTGACGTCGGTTTCGATCGCTCTCGAAGCCGAGGGCTATAAGGTCGAAACCTATACGGATGGAGCTTCGGCGCTGGACGGGCTTCTGGCGCGGCCGCCGCAGCTGGCAATCTTCGATATCAAGATGCCGCGCATGGACGGGATGGAGCTGCTGCGCCGCCTGCGCCAGAAGTCCGATATCCCGGTAATCTTCCTCACCTCCAAGGATGAGGAAATCGATGAATTGTTCGGCTTGAAAATGGGTGCCGACGACTTCATCACCAAGCCGTTTTCGCAGCGCCTGCTGGTGGAGCGGGTCAAGGCCATTCTGCGCCGCGCCGCCAATCGCGAAACCGGAAACGCACCCGGTAATGTCAAGAGCGCTGCCGAGCAGCAGGCCCGCAACCTGGAGCGCGGCCAACTGGTCATGGACCAGGAGCGCCATACCTGCACCTGGAAAGGCGATCCGGTCACGCTGACGGTCACCGAATTTCTGATCCTGCATTCGCTGGCCCAGCGGCCTGGCGTGGTGAAAAGCCGTGATGCGCTGATGGATGCCGCCTATGACGAGCAGGTCTATGTCGATGACCGCACCATTGACAGCCATATCAAGCGCCTGCGAAAGAAGTTCAAAATGGTCGACAATGATTTCGACATGATCGAAACTTTGTACGGCGTTGGATATCGCTTCCGCGAAACGGCCTGA
- a CDS encoding phosphoenolpyruvate carboxykinase, protein MEELGVNNSRLGIETIGLGKAANVHYNLLPAALYEHAIRNGEAVLTADGALLAETGQHTGRSPKDKFILRDANTDSQIWWDNNKPMSKEHFDILHQDMLAHVAGKTLFVQDLIGGADAANALPTRVVTELAWHSLFIRNLLIRPDRAALADFEAKFTIIDLPSFKADPARHGCRTETVIACDFTNNIVLIAGTYYAGEMKKSVFTALNYMLPAKQVMPMHCSANVGPAGDSAVFFGLSGTGKTTLSADPARTLIGDDEHGWGEDGIFNFEGGCYAKTIRLSAEAEPEIYATTKRFGTVLENVVLDENRVPDFNDGSKTENTRCAYPLNFIPNASPTGRAGHPKTIIMLTADAFGVMPPIAKLTPEQAMYHFLSGYTAKVAGTERGVTEPEATFSTCFGAPFMPRHPAEYGNLLKELIARHEVDCWLVNTGWTGGAYGIGSRMPIKATRALLTAALSGELKKAEFRTDANFGFAVPVAVDGVDTSILDPRSTWANGADYDAQAKKLVGMFIANFEKFEAHVDSNVRDAAPVLAVAAQ, encoded by the coding sequence ATGGAGGAGCTTGGAGTGAACAATAGCCGTCTTGGGATCGAGACCATTGGCTTGGGCAAGGCCGCCAATGTCCATTATAACCTGCTGCCCGCCGCCCTTTATGAGCACGCGATCCGCAATGGCGAAGCCGTTCTGACCGCAGACGGCGCGCTTCTGGCCGAGACCGGACAGCATACGGGCCGCTCGCCCAAGGACAAGTTCATCCTGCGTGACGCCAATACCGATAGCCAGATCTGGTGGGACAATAACAAGCCGATGTCGAAAGAGCATTTCGACATTCTGCATCAGGACATGCTGGCGCATGTGGCTGGCAAGACCCTGTTCGTCCAGGATCTGATTGGTGGCGCCGATGCCGCCAACGCTTTGCCGACCCGCGTGGTAACGGAACTTGCATGGCATTCGCTGTTTATCCGTAACTTGCTCATTCGTCCGGATCGCGCCGCGCTTGCCGATTTCGAAGCGAAATTCACCATTATCGACCTGCCCAGCTTCAAGGCTGATCCGGCCCGTCACGGCTGCCGTACCGAAACGGTTATCGCCTGCGATTTCACCAACAATATCGTGCTGATCGCCGGCACCTACTATGCCGGTGAAATGAAGAAGTCGGTATTCACGGCGCTGAACTACATGCTGCCTGCCAAACAGGTCATGCCGATGCATTGCTCGGCCAATGTCGGCCCGGCTGGCGATTCGGCTGTGTTCTTCGGTCTGTCCGGCACCGGCAAAACCACGCTGTCTGCCGATCCTGCCCGCACGCTGATCGGCGATGACGAGCATGGCTGGGGCGAGGACGGCATCTTCAACTTCGAAGGTGGCTGCTACGCCAAGACCATCCGCCTGTCGGCAGAAGCCGAGCCAGAAATCTATGCCACCACCAAGCGGTTCGGCACGGTGCTGGAAAATGTCGTTCTGGATGAAAACCGGGTCCCGGATTTCAACGATGGCTCGAAGACCGAAAATACCCGTTGCGCCTATCCGCTGAACTTCATTCCCAATGCGTCGCCAACCGGTCGCGCCGGGCATCCGAAGACCATCATCATGCTGACCGCAGATGCCTTCGGCGTCATGCCGCCGATCGCCAAGCTGACGCCAGAACAGGCGATGTACCACTTCCTTTCCGGCTACACCGCGAAAGTGGCTGGCACGGAGCGCGGCGTAACCGAACCGGAAGCAACCTTCTCGACCTGCTTCGGCGCACCGTTCATGCCTCGCCATCCGGCAGAATATGGCAATCTGCTCAAGGAGTTGATTGCCCGCCACGAAGTGGATTGCTGGCTGGTCAACACCGGTTGGACCGGCGGTGCCTACGGTATTGGCAGCCGCATGCCGATCAAGGCGACCCGCGCCCTGCTGACGGCGGCCCTGTCCGGCGAATTGAAGAAAGCAGAGTTCCGCACCGACGCCAATTTCGGCTTCGCGGTGCCGGTTGCGGTCGATGGCGTCGATACCAGCATTCTCGATCCACGCTCGACCTGGGCAAATGGGGCTGACTATGACGCGCAGGCCAAGAAACTGGTCGGCATGTTCATCGCCAATTTCGAGAAATTCGAAGCCCATGTGGACAGCAATGTCCGCGATGCGGCTCCGGTTCTGGCTGTTGCTGCGCAGTAA
- the arfB gene encoding alternative ribosome rescue aminoacyl-tRNA hydrolase ArfB: MASDPLYINDRITIAGWELTEQFVLAGGPGGQNVNKVSTAVQLFFPLTGSPSLPDRIKTNAIKLAGRRLSKEGVLLIEANRFRSQERNREDARERLKELLLEAAKPPPPPRRKTKPTKGSIERRLKAKVGRGEIKKMREKPNQD; encoded by the coding sequence ATGGCGAGCGATCCGCTCTATATCAATGACAGGATTACGATTGCCGGTTGGGAACTGACCGAGCAATTCGTGCTGGCCGGTGGTCCGGGCGGGCAGAATGTCAACAAGGTCTCGACCGCCGTCCAGTTGTTCTTCCCGCTGACAGGCTCTCCCTCGCTCCCGGACCGTATCAAGACCAATGCCATCAAATTGGCAGGCCGACGCCTGTCCAAAGAGGGCGTGTTGCTGATTGAGGCCAACCGCTTTCGCAGCCAGGAGCGCAATCGGGAAGATGCCCGCGAACGGCTGAAGGAATTGCTGCTCGAAGCAGCCAAACCACCGCCACCGCCGCGCCGGAAGACCAAACCCACCAAGGGTTCAATCGAGCGCCGGTTGAAGGCAAAGGTGGGACGCGGTGAAATCAAGAAAATGCGCGAGAAGCCGAATCAGGATTGA
- a CDS encoding DUF3237 domain-containing protein, whose product MTLIDPHKTAPVSGRRVFLGAAATAIAATAAGQSGQAADTKAGGGPLSDLPIALPRTEFVYEAIFTLQDTIEIGASPLGDRRIITITGGEFAGPRIKGKVMPGGADRQLLRKDGVRLLNALYELQAEDGAVITVNNRVLIDRQPDGTQYAFSHIDITAPEGPHDWLNRRVFVGTLHSLRPKPMVLIRVFSLV is encoded by the coding sequence ATGACATTGATTGATCCCCATAAAACCGCGCCGGTTTCCGGCAGGCGTGTATTTCTGGGTGCGGCAGCGACGGCGATAGCCGCGACCGCCGCAGGGCAAAGCGGACAGGCCGCGGATACAAAAGCGGGCGGTGGCCCGCTATCGGACCTTCCCATCGCTTTGCCCCGCACAGAATTCGTTTATGAGGCGATTTTTACCCTTCAGGATACGATTGAGATCGGCGCGTCCCCGCTGGGTGACAGGCGTATCATCACTATTACCGGCGGAGAATTTGCCGGTCCGCGGATCAAGGGCAAGGTCATGCCTGGTGGTGCGGACAGGCAATTGTTGCGCAAGGACGGTGTGCGGCTTCTCAACGCGCTTTATGAATTACAGGCGGAGGACGGTGCCGTCATTACCGTCAACAACAGGGTCTTGATCGACCGCCAGCCGGACGGCACGCAATATGCTTTTTCGCATATCGATATTACCGCACCGGAAGGACCGCATGACTGGCTGAACCGCCGCGTCTTTGTCGGTACCCTGCACAGCTTGCGACCCAAACCAATGGTGCTGATTCGTGTGTTCAGTCTGGTTTAA
- the coaA gene encoding type I pantothenate kinase — protein sequence MTTAIRQAEGEEALDHFQVGSYSPYLFFSSEEWARFRADTPLTLTLDEVHRLRSIDDPIDLAEVRRIYLALSRLLSSHVESSQLLFEQRNRFLSTNVTKTPFIIGIAGSVAVGKSTTARVLKELLARWPSSPKVDLVTTDGFLYSNAMLVRDNKLNRKGFPESYDTAALLRFLSAIKAGQQNVKAPRYSHLTYDVLPDEHTIIDRPDILIFEGINVLQSRDLPRDGKIVPMVSDFFDFSIYIDAEESLIHNWYVKRFMKLRQTAFRDPNSYFHRYATISEDEALTIAENLWAHINLINLRDNIQPTRPRADLILRKGENHLVEQVALRKL from the coding sequence ATGACGACAGCGATCAGGCAAGCCGAGGGGGAGGAAGCCCTTGATCATTTCCAGGTAGGCAGCTACTCGCCCTATCTGTTCTTTTCGTCGGAGGAATGGGCGCGGTTTCGGGCCGATACGCCGCTAACCCTCACCCTGGACGAAGTACATCGCCTGCGATCCATTGATGACCCGATCGATCTTGCCGAGGTGCGGCGCATCTATCTGGCGCTGTCGCGGCTGTTATCCTCGCATGTCGAATCGTCGCAATTGCTGTTTGAGCAGCGCAACCGCTTTCTCAGCACCAATGTGACCAAGACACCGTTCATTATCGGCATTGCGGGATCGGTGGCGGTGGGGAAATCCACCACGGCGCGCGTGCTGAAGGAGCTTTTGGCCCGCTGGCCCTCCAGCCCGAAAGTCGATCTGGTCACCACCGATGGCTTTCTGTACTCGAACGCGATGCTGGTGCGCGACAACAAGCTCAACCGCAAAGGTTTCCCGGAAAGCTATGATACGGCGGCTTTGCTGCGGTTCCTGTCCGCCATCAAGGCCGGGCAACAGAATGTCAAGGCGCCCCGCTATTCGCACCTGACCTATGATGTGTTGCCCGATGAACATACCATCATCGACCGTCCGGACATCCTGATCTTCGAGGGCATCAATGTGCTGCAATCGCGCGATCTGCCGCGGGATGGCAAGATCGTGCCGATGGTCTCGGATTTCTTCGACTTCTCGATCTATATCGATGCCGAGGAAAGCCTGATTCACAATTGGTACGTAAAGCGGTTCATGAAGCTGCGGCAAACGGCCTTCCGCGATCCGAATTCCTACTTTCATCGTTATGCGACGATCAGTGAGGACGAAGCTCTGACCATTGCCGAGAATCTCTGGGCTCACATCAACCTGATCAATCTGCGCGATAATATCCAGCCGACACGGCCCCGGGCCGACTTGATTCTGCGCAAGGGAGAAAATCATCTGGTTGAACAGGTGGCGCTGCGAAAATTATAG
- a CDS encoding phosphoribosyl-ATP diphosphatase has protein sequence MTTFTLSDLEAIVATRAKASPDESWTAKLVTAGQDKAAKKLGEEAIEAVMAAVKNDRANLIYESADLLYHLLVVLKIADIPIETVMEELQRRTAQSGLSEKASR, from the coding sequence ATGACCACATTCACGCTGTCCGATCTGGAGGCCATTGTCGCCACCCGTGCCAAGGCTTCGCCTGACGAAAGCTGGACGGCAAAGCTGGTGACGGCAGGCCAGGACAAGGCCGCCAAGAAGCTTGGCGAAGAGGCTATCGAGGCCGTGATGGCAGCGGTCAAAAATGATCGCGCAAACCTGATCTATGAGAGTGCCGATTTGCTTTATCACCTGTTGGTCGTATTGAAAATTGCCGATATCCCGATAGAAACGGTGATGGAAGAGTTGCAACGGCGCACCGCCCAATCGGGCCTCAGCGAAAAGGCCAGTCGGTAG
- the hisF gene encoding imidazole glycerol phosphate synthase subunit HisF, translating into MTLKARIIPCLDVKDGRVVKGVNFVDLIDAGDPVEAAKAYDAAGADELCFLDITASSDNRETIFDVVARTADHCFMPVTVGGGVRAVGDIRKLLLAGADKVSINSAAVSNPDFVAEAADKFGNQCIVVSIDAKRRRSQASGGDNLSAWEIYTHGGRNATGIDAVEFAVKMVERGAGELLVTSMDRDGTKSGYDLELTRAIADAVRVPVIASGGVGKLDDLVAGVRQGHATAVLAASIFHFGTYSIAEAKAHMANAGIPMRLDQV; encoded by the coding sequence ATGACGCTGAAAGCCCGTATTATTCCCTGCCTGGATGTAAAAGATGGCCGCGTTGTCAAGGGCGTGAACTTTGTCGATCTGATCGATGCGGGTGATCCGGTCGAAGCGGCCAAGGCCTATGACGCCGCCGGTGCCGACGAGCTTTGCTTTTTGGACATTACTGCCTCATCCGATAATCGTGAGACGATTTTTGATGTCGTTGCCCGCACGGCAGATCATTGCTTCATGCCGGTCACGGTGGGGGGCGGTGTGCGCGCAGTTGGCGATATTCGCAAGCTGCTGCTGGCCGGTGCCGATAAGGTTTCAATCAACTCGGCAGCCGTGAGCAATCCCGATTTTGTCGCCGAGGCCGCCGATAAATTCGGCAATCAATGTATTGTGGTTTCCATTGATGCAAAACGTCGCCGAAGCCAGGCCAGCGGTGGCGACAATCTCAGCGCCTGGGAGATTTATACCCATGGAGGGCGCAATGCGACGGGCATCGACGCTGTCGAATTTGCGGTCAAAATGGTCGAGCGTGGCGCAGGCGAATTGCTGGTCACGTCCATGGATCGTGATGGCACCAAAAGCGGTTATGATTTGGAACTGACCCGCGCCATTGCCGATGCGGTTCGGGTGCCGGTGATTGCCTCTGGCGGCGTTGGCAAGTTGGACGATCTGGTGGCGGGCGTCAGGCAAGGCCATGCCACTGCCGTTCTCGCGGCGTCGATTTTCCATTTCGGTACCTATTCGATTGCCGAGGCCAAGGCCCATATGGCCAATGCCGGCATCCCCATGCGTCTCGACCAGGTCTGA
- the hisA gene encoding 1-(5-phosphoribosyl)-5-[(5-phosphoribosylamino)methylideneamino]imidazole-4-carboxamide isomerase, whose product MILFPAIDLKDGQCVRLKLGDMEQATVYNPDPGAQAKAFEDQGFEWLHVVDLNGAFAGETVNGAAVDAILKATKNPVQLGGGIRSLGHIETWLQHGLSRVILGTVAVRDPALVIEACKLFPGKIAVGIDAKGGKVAVEGWAEASELGVVELAKKFEGAGVAAIIYTDIDRDGILTGINWASTLELADAVSIPVIASGGLASIEDIRRMLEPDARKLEGAISGRALYDGRIDPAEALAMIQAAKG is encoded by the coding sequence ATGATCCTCTTTCCCGCCATCGACCTTAAAGACGGCCAGTGCGTTCGCCTGAAGCTGGGCGATATGGAGCAAGCCACCGTCTACAATCCCGATCCCGGCGCGCAGGCCAAGGCCTTTGAAGACCAGGGCTTTGAATGGCTGCATGTCGTTGACCTGAACGGCGCATTTGCCGGTGAAACCGTCAATGGCGCGGCGGTGGATGCCATTCTCAAGGCGACGAAAAATCCGGTCCAGCTGGGCGGCGGTATCCGCAGTCTTGGTCATATCGAGACATGGCTCCAGCATGGCTTGTCGCGCGTCATTCTCGGCACGGTCGCTGTGCGCGATCCGGCCCTGGTGATTGAGGCCTGCAAGCTTTTCCCCGGCAAGATCGCGGTTGGCATCGATGCCAAGGGTGGCAAGGTGGCCGTGGAAGGCTGGGCGGAAGCCTCTGAACTCGGCGTGGTCGAGCTGGCGAAGAAGTTTGAAGGCGCAGGCGTTGCGGCCATCATCTATACGGATATCGACCGGGACGGAATTCTGACCGGAATAAACTGGGCTTCGACGCTGGAACTGGCGGATGCTGTCTCCATCCCTGTCATCGCGTCTGGCGGGTTGGCGTCAATAGAGGATATCCGCCGGATGCTGGAGCCGGATGCGCGCAAACTGGAAGGTGCAATTTCCGGTCGCGCCCTTTATGATGGACGGATCGACCCAGCGGAAGCGCTGGCTATGATCCAGGCTGCCAAGGGCTGA
- the hisH gene encoding imidazole glycerol phosphate synthase subunit HisH, translating into MRVVIIDYGSGNLRSATKAFERAVRESGLDAEIELTDKADRVATADRIVLPGVGAYADCKRGLDAVPGMHEALVEAVEVKARPFLGICVGMQLMSSRGLEKSVTEGLGWIKGDVVEMTPSDPGLKIPQIGWNTLTLSRPHPLFDGIATGNDGLHAYFVHSYHLAASNADDVIATTDYGGPMTAFVGRDNMAGAQFHPEKSQTLGLQLISNFLNWAP; encoded by the coding sequence ATGCGTGTTGTGATTATTGACTACGGATCGGGAAACCTGCGCTCCGCCACCAAGGCGTTCGAGCGGGCCGTCCGAGAATCCGGCCTTGATGCCGAAATCGAACTGACCGACAAGGCAGACCGGGTGGCAACCGCCGACCGGATCGTGCTGCCCGGCGTCGGTGCCTATGCCGATTGCAAGCGGGGCCTCGACGCTGTGCCCGGCATGCATGAAGCGCTGGTCGAAGCGGTCGAGGTTAAGGCGCGTCCGTTTCTCGGCATCTGCGTTGGAATGCAGCTGATGTCGTCGCGCGGGTTGGAAAAGTCCGTCACCGAAGGCCTCGGCTGGATCAAGGGCGATGTGGTGGAAATGACGCCGTCCGATCCGGGCCTGAAGATCCCGCAGATCGGCTGGAACACACTGACGCTTTCCCGTCCTCATCCGCTGTTTGACGGGATTGCCACCGGCAATGACGGGTTGCATGCCTATTTCGTGCATTCTTACCACCTGGCGGCCAGCAATGCCGATGACGTCATTGCCACAACTGACTATGGCGGCCCGATGACCGCCTTTGTCGGTCGTGACAATATGGCAGGCGCGCAATTCCATCCGGAAAAGAGCCAGACGCTAGGCCTCCAGCTGATTTCTAATTTTCTCAATTGGGCGCCGTGA
- the hisB gene encoding imidazoleglycerol-phosphate dehydratase HisB, giving the protein MAESRSASISRKTNETSVSVSVNIDGTGTSKISTGVGFFDHMLDQLSRHSLIDMDIDVTGDLHIDDHHTVEDTGIAIGQAISKALGDRRGIVRYASIDLAMDETMTKAAIDVSGRPFLVWNVAFSAPKIGTFDTELVREFFQALAQNAGITLHILNHYGANNHHIAETCFKAVARALRSATEIDPRQAGRIPSTKGML; this is encoded by the coding sequence ATGGCAGAGAGCCGCAGCGCCAGCATTTCGCGCAAGACCAACGAAACCTCGGTCTCGGTTTCCGTCAATATCGACGGCACCGGCACTTCGAAGATTTCGACGGGGGTCGGTTTCTTCGACCATATGCTGGACCAGCTCAGCCGCCATTCGCTGATCGATATGGATATCGACGTCACGGGCGATCTGCATATCGATGATCATCACACCGTCGAAGACACTGGCATTGCCATCGGCCAGGCGATTTCCAAGGCATTGGGCGACCGGCGCGGCATCGTGCGCTATGCGTCGATTGATCTGGCCATGGACGAGACGATGACCAAGGCGGCCATCGATGTTTCAGGCCGGCCTTTTCTGGTTTGGAACGTTGCCTTCTCGGCACCGAAGATCGGCACATTCGACACCGAACTTGTTCGGGAATTCTTTCAGGCGCTGGCGCAGAATGCCGGTATTACCCTGCATATTCTCAATCATTACGGCGCCAACAACCACCATATCGCCGAAACCTGCTTCAAGGCCGTCGCCCGCGCCCTGCGCAGCGCCACCGAAATCGACCCGCGCCAGGCGGGCCGCATTCCTTCCACCAAGGGAATGCTGTAA
- the hslV gene encoding ATP-dependent protease subunit HslV: MSEHNPYGTMHGTTIITVRKGGMVVMAGDGQVSLGQTVMKGNARKVRRIGKGEVIAGFAGATADAFTLLERLEKKLEQYPGQLMRAAVELAKDWRTDKYLRNLEAMMLVADKTVTLAITGNGDVLEPEHGTIAIGSGGNYALAAALALMDTEKSAEEVARKAMKIAADICVYTNENVLVETLESAN, from the coding sequence ATGAGCGAACATAATCCCTATGGAACCATGCATGGCACCACGATCATCACGGTGCGCAAGGGCGGCATGGTGGTGATGGCCGGTGACGGACAGGTCAGCCTTGGCCAGACAGTGATGAAGGGCAATGCCCGCAAGGTGCGCCGCATTGGCAAGGGCGAAGTGATCGCCGGTTTCGCTGGCGCGACGGCGGATGCCTTCACCCTGCTGGAGCGGCTGGAAAAGAAGCTGGAGCAATATCCCGGCCAGTTGATGCGCGCCGCCGTCGAGCTTGCCAAGGACTGGCGCACCGACAAATATCTGCGCAATCTGGAAGCGATGATGCTGGTGGCCGACAAGACGGTGACGCTGGCCATTACCGGCAATGGCGATGTGCTGGAACCCGAACACGGCACGATTGCCATCGGTTCGGGCGGCAATTACGCGCTGGCTGCGGCTCTGGCCTTGATGGACACCGAAAAGTCGGCGGAAGAAGTGGCCCGCAAGGCCATGAAGATCGCCGCCGATATCTGCGTCTATACCAATGAAAACGTGCTGGTCGAAACGCTGGAAAGTGCCAACTGA